CTGATCTGGCTGTCCCTCTCTAGATCCAAGAGTTAGCAGAAACCAGGAGCTTTGAAGCCATGAGAAAAGAGATCTGCTGGAAGATCCTTCTGCCTTCTTTGAGACACGTATCTGTCAATTTGTGCAAGGGACCTGACACCTCTTGTGGTTGCAGATAACAATAAGGGACTGATTCAGAGGGCTCCAGTCATCTCTTAACACATACAACAATACAAGCTCTTGGCAAAAGACCCCGATTTTGACAGAGTTCTGTGTTCATCTGCAAGTAGTCCTGGGCCATGAGCAAagctccaaaaataaaaataacaaaaggttATTGGATTGGGTGTTTCTCACTCCTTGGGTGGGAACCCCTGGCAGAAGGCTGCACCATTTAACACATTGTGTCACAGCTGGAGATAGTGATTCTCAAGAGTCCACAGGGCACTGCAGATCTTAAAATAAGATCTTTTGACCAAGGCATAGAGAGCTGAGGCTAAAGAATCTCTTTTTGCTATGTACAAACCTTCATTTCATAAACAGCAAATTCCTTGTAAGCAATGCAATAACTATAAAGCTTAATAATAGCAAATACTTCATGCCAGTGGCTTACCAAAATATTCCTTGTAATACTTATGCCTCAGATTGCGTCCATCTGAAAAAGAAGGTACGTAATGAGAACATGTCCAGTCAGCCTTCATTCTTTGTATTAAACTCTGGCCTTCTGTGTACAGCACAGAGAAATTATAGATATGGAAATAATAACCtcacaaacaggaaaataaaagatctCTGCAGCTGAAGTAGTGTAGGCTGCTATAAACCTCTTATAAAACTGCTAATATTATTGAACTATGTGGACACAACTCACTTTCCCTGAGAGTGGTTAACTGCTGGCCACTAGCATGTTATATTCTTTTCAGTAGCTACGAGTCAAGGAATCACAGACTttctcaaatgaaagaaaatttggGTAAAATTTCAGACCATCTATTAGTGGTTTACATAATTCAAGTTCCAGCTAGGTTTTTCTGTTTACCATTTACATAATTATTTAAGCTCTTAGAAATACCTCGTGTCTAAGAGCCATACAGCTATACATTACATTACTTACTATGGATGTTATCAAAGAAAAAgttataaaagaataaaagagatgATCAAAAAGCCCTGGAAAAAATCTTAGTCTTTTATGGAAGCAGTTCAGAGATCTGGTTTGATGCTTTCCCTGGCTTTTACAGTGACCAAATGGCAAAACTGATGTCTCATGTCCCTACGCTGAGATGATTTGTGGCCCAGTGCAGACATATATATCCTACTATTCAATTAAGTTACACATACCTAGACATATTATGAGCTTTCCTGGAAAATATCTTGGCTTATATAAGTTCCTTTATTGGCCACTGTGTCAGCAGAATAAAGAGAACAATGTTTtggaagcagaaagcaaagtCAGAAGTCAAAACTGGAATTTGAAACTCATATTGCTTAGTTAAGTGTGTagtaatatataaatatttctattttttgtgcTGCGTAATAATGGCACATGCAGGTTACTACCTGCTCTGCTTACACAATCCCAGAGGACACTGACATACAGAACAAACAATAAGCATGTCCCCTGCTTTGGGTATTTCACATGGCTCAGCCAACATCAAGGGCATTAGAGACTTGAGATTGCTGCAGAGCGGGGACTGTCTCCCAGCCCAGCTGTCACACGCTGCCTGGGGGCCTTGGGCTGCCCAGAAAACCCATGAGAGCAGATGTACCACCAGATCTCCTTTAAAGCCAGTGAGAGGGCACCATCCCTTACTGGTGTTTGCATGACAGaacaagaaaggaagagagatttCCCACCAACTGACCTGGATTTCCACGGAGCTTGATGCACTGGCCCCTGTTAGGGATTCCTTCAGCCGTGTTACCTGGGTTGATGATATGGCATTCATAGCCTGTGGGGCAATGCAGAGGCTCATCTCCATCCTCAGTGGTACTGCAGGCCTCAGCTGCAAAAGAAGCCTCCAGGTCATAAATCATGGCTTTAATGTCcacggcgacatggacagtgggattgagtgcaccctcagcaagtttgctgacgacaccaagctgtgttgtgtggtcgacacgctggagggaagggatgccatccagagggaccttgacaggcttgaggagtggacccatgcaaacctcatgaagttcaacaaggccatgTGCAAGgtctgcacatgggtcggggcaatcccaagcacaaatacaggctgggcgatgagtggattgagagtagccctgagaaggacttgggggtactggtggatgaaaagctggacgtgagccggcaatgtgcgctcgcagtccagaaagccaaccgtatcctgggctgcatcaaaagaaggtcgagggaggtgatccttcccctctactccactctggtgacaCCCCACCTGCAggactgcatccagctctggggccctcaacataagaaggacatggacctgttggagcgagtccagaggagggccacgaagatgaccagagggctggagcacctctcctatggcAACAGGCTgaaagagagttggggttgttcagcctggagaagagaaggctccggggagaccttagagcaaccttccagtacttaaaggggggctacaagaaagttggagagggactttttacaagggcatgtagtgacaggacaaggggtaatggctttagactgaaagagggtagatttagattagatgtaaggaagaaactcttcacagtgagggtggtgaggcactggcacaggttgcccagacaggctgtggctgccccatccctggaggtgttcaaggccagtttggatggggctttgagcaacctggtctagtggaaggtgtccctgcccatggcaggggggttggaactaggtcatctttaaggtcccttccaacccaaactgttctatgattctatgattaacacCCACAGGTAACTAAAATATGACAACACGGCTACCTTCTTCTGCATCTCCTTCGAGACAGGATCTCAGACTACTTCCCATGCAAGGTCACCAAGGAGTTAACATCTCCAAAGAAGCCTGGCAGAGCAGGTGATCCAGTTCACACCTTAAACAAAAACTGATGTATCTAGCCCGATATGGGGAGTGCAGGTCAGCCCAATTACCTGTAATGACACCCTCCCCACAGCCTGTTGCACTGGATCTGTGAAAGGGCTGGAGCATGATGAAGACAGACCACCACTGCCTACCATGCTCGCACTGATGGCTGGTCCCTCCTCACGGCTATTCCCTCCAAGCAGCCATAAGTCTGTTCTAGCCAGTGTTTTTGGCTGGGTGAGGAATCAGGGAAACGTGACCAGGAAGCTGGcagtttgctgctttgttctttGCTCCACACCCATTAACTTACTGATGTATTTAAACCTCAGATGTGACTCACTATGGAGTAAGGCAGTACCATCCTCTGTTACAGACGGAGGCTTTAGCCGCCTTGATCCTGGATATCCAGCAAGTGCAGAGCAGAATAAGAAAGTAAAGCAGGATTTACAGGCAGTGTTTGTGTCCATTAAATGTACAGACTATGCAGGGACACTCCACCCTTTCATTTGCCAGGATTTTAATTTCAAGGACCTCTGCTGTAATTCTCATGCCGTGACTGATGGTTTTTATTTCACTAATTACTCCGCCAAGCTGAGATGAAGGTGTTAAGATAAGGACAAATAATATAAGCATGACAAGGATGGATGAAGAGGAACCTATTTTATCTTATTTCTAGCAGTGCAACTCCAATGAGCTGGAAGCAGAATTTTCTCTTGAAGAACTAGGAGTTTCTGTAATAGATTAGAGTCAAGGTTTGGCAGGTCTCACACCATCTGTGTAAGACCAAAGGGGGTAATTTATTGGCACTACCTGTGTCTGACTAAAGCTGATCAAAAGCTGGAATAGCCTTTCCACGAAGAAATTAAGTACCTCAGGCATACATACATCTGGGAATGTCTCGTAGAAGAAAACTTCTCTTCCCACCTCCCTACTCCCTCCTTGTTTCACTTTGAggtattggaaaaaaataattaaaagaccTTTCCCTATGGAATTAACCTGAGAAGCCCAATCTCATTAGCAGTCCCCAAGCTTAGATGCTCTCAGCTCCATGTCAGCTTGACACAACTCTGCAGCAGTTTGCCAGGGCTCTTGTTCAAAGCAGCCTTCAGACCCAAAAGCCTCAGCCCCAGCCCAAGGCATCTGTGCGATGAGGCCACTCTGGATTAAAAGATGTCCTAATCCAAGTCCACCCACAGTCTATCAGGAAGCTGGCAGAAAACACGTGTATGCTGACAAtgcctttttctaaaaaaaaagatatatttctaCTTATTTCAAGAATGGATACAAATCCAGTTCCCTGGAGCATTCCTAGTGCTCTGCTGGATAAGCCATATCCATAAAAAGCAACTGATTTATTGCACGAGAAACTAGCCCCCAGCATGACACAGTGTTATTCCTATGGAAACTCCAGACAAAcaccagcatccccagcatccccagcatccCAATATCCCTGGCAGGCCCTGTGTATGATGAATATATTATTTAGTGCCTTTGTATAACTACCGATACCGCAGAGAAGACAGTGAAACGTACTGTACCTTGTAAGACTTCCTCTGGGCCATCCAAAAGCCACCCATTTCCTCCCAGCCAGCGGGGTTTGGGCTGAACCAACCAGTCTAAAACtgtaaaagacagaaacaagaaaCCAGAGTCAAGGTGGAGTAGCCATAGGGCACACAGTTATGGAAAAGTAACAGATTTCCTCTAACAGCCAGTGATGAGGCTGCCAGGCTCCTGAAGGATGGAGCTGAGTTTTCAGCAAGATACTTATATTTATGCTTTTGTTGTTCCAGTGGCAAAAGAGCCATGCATGTTATCCAGGGCCACAAGAACCTGGTGTCATAAAGGCCAAAGCAGCTGTTGTTTCCCATCCTCCATTCCCATGGCACGGATGAGATGGCTGCCTCGCTTCTGTGAGCACTAATTCAGATTGggattctttcttttcctgaataTATAATCCCAGGACAAGAACTGGCCTCAAGTGACTTCTACCATTTGTGCTGGCGGAAATTTTGCAACACCAGCTGGCCTTAGATAATTTTTCGATTCAGCAATCATCCCAGAAATCAGAAGTGTGGAACCGAAGCTTTATCCTCAACTCACAACTTAAACCATGCCTCCTACCCGAGACCCGACGCACGTGGGGATGACTACCATCGTTTCTGCATGCTCCTCTACCAGTTTGATCACTGGGTCCACTCTACCTGGCGGTGGCTGTACGGACTCCAGGCAGGCGTAGATGCACCCATTGTAGCAGCAGCGTTTGTGCCTTTCACACTCTGAATCCGAGCGGCAGCTGGGCACCTCGCAGGCTCGGTCAGGCAAAGTCTGGGGCGGTGGGGGGCAGCGGTCGTTCTTCTGGTAGTGGGAACTGTGAGAATGAAGAGGGTACTCATAAtccttgcaaagaaaagaaaggaaacaaaggtttGGCATAAGGTGAATACCAAACATCTCATCAGTTGAAACAGAAGAGGGATTTTCAAAGTGGTTTTCAAGTGTTCATTAGAAAGGAGAACTAACTGGtcagctcctccagccctgtcTTCAGCATACTGAAGAGAGAGCTATATGATCACCTTAGCACACTGCTTTGGAAACACCAAACCACCAAATTATTGTGTGGAACTCATTTTATAATTAAGGTTATTCTAATGACAGtgagggggtaaaaaaaaaatcctttaaagtcTTTTATTCATGTCtaagaaacagagggaaagactCCAGGCATCCTCATGATGAGCACACCAAAACGCTTTGATAGTAAAGCAGTGGAAATGATGACGCTGTATTGTTTTGAGGTTACATCCCCAAATGGGACCTGGAACTAATGTCCCAGGTACCACCTGTCTCCTCAACAGGCTCCTTCTACCTTCATCACCTTCTTCTGGACCAGAACTTATAGGGGAGTCTTTCAAGCTTATCCACTGTGGGGTCCTAGGTTGTTAAGTTAGAGACCATTTCTAAAGCATGAGTTGATCTGGGTGAGATCTGTCTGGGCAATGTCAGATTAATCCCAAAGAAAATGAGGCTGTGTTTGACTAGAGCGGAAAGGAGCCCGGCTGCTCACTGCACACTGAAAGGACAAGGGAGATTTAAAGTGGACTAACAGGCACAGGATTTTACCAGAAACATTTATAAGAGGCAGCATTGAGATATTATTCATGCTGGCGGCATTTTAGCAAGAAGCCAACTCCCTCTGACGGAGAGGTGAATCACCCAAGCCCACTCCTTTCTCACCTATGGCTAAACTACTCATCTCTGGGCTTGAGCTCAGCTCCCCAGAGCAGCATAAAGTACGCAGGGCAATCAGTTCTCAGATTTATTAACAAACATTAATAAGCTCTAATCAAATCAAAAGATGGATTCTGGATTTGTACTTTTAAAAGAGATCAGCATCTAGCCAGACGTATGAATTGAGTGCTGCCGTGCACTTGTTAGCAGGCTGTTGAGTTTAAGAGCTATATATAGTTGGCCTGATCACTGTTGTGTTATGAAATCAGTGACGAACAACTGGGGTTGTTATTCCAAGAAACAACATGGTGCAACTGTCCCTGAGGGAGTCTCTAGGAAATTTCACCATCAAGCTATGGAGAAATTTGAAGTGAGACTAATATCCCTCTTTATCTACACGCTGCTACATCCTCATTGTTGAAATCTCCCAAAGGCTTCTGTGGAGCATGTGTGCCTTTGCGAAACAGCGTGTCCACACGTGTCCCTGTCCAAAAAAATGTCCTAGGAGAGGCCCCAGGAGGTCCATTGCCCTGGGGACTGGCCGCTGGCCCACACTACGTGTGACCAAGCTGCAATCAATTATCCCTAACGGTGAAAAGAATATCATCTACACTCCCTTGGCATAATTCATAATGTAGAGAATGAAGGCAATCCCAAGGGACACCAAAAGAAATAATGATGAACATTGTGGTACTGATGTGAGAAATTTTACTTCCACATTGTAC
Above is a genomic segment from Harpia harpyja isolate bHarHar1 chromosome 9, bHarHar1 primary haplotype, whole genome shotgun sequence containing:
- the WFDC1 gene encoding WAP four-disulfide core domain protein 1; amino-acid sequence: MDSRVLSEMHFCKKIFTAALCVLVLLPDSGCARNLWKRALHLKMTEKYDDYEYPLHSHSSHYQKNDRCPPPPQTLPDRACEVPSCRSDSECERHKRCCYNGCIYACLESVQPPPVLDWLVQPKPRWLGGNGWLLDGPEEVLQAEACSTTEDGDEPLHCPTGYECHIINPGNTAEGIPNRGQCIKLRGNPDGRNLRHKYYKEYFGSNSNNVVGYVKNQQKHLG